ctcaacactttgggaggccgaagagggtggataacctgcggtcaggagttcgagaccgacctggccaatatggtgaaaccccatctctactaaagatacaaaaaattagccaggcatggtggcgcacgcctgtaatcccagctactcagaaggccaaggcacaagaatcgcttgaaccctggaggcggaggttgcagtgagctgagatcgcgccattgcactccagcctgggcgacagggtaagactccgtctcaaaaaataaaagtggcatGAGTTAATAACGTAAGCTAGGTAATGCTTCTTGGCTACATGggtgaccttgtgcaagttaaCTTAGCTAAgccccaatttcctcatctataaaaagaggTATATGTTACCTTACAGGATtattgtaagaaaagaaaaagtaatactgCAAATAATATAACTAGCACAGTACCTGTtgcatagtaagtgcttaaaGAATGGAAgcctcggccaggtgcggtggctcgctcctgtaatcccagaactttgaggggccaatgcgggcagatcacctgaggtcgggagttcaagactagcctgaccaacatggtgaaacccccctctactaaaaatacaaaattaagccaggcatggtgatgcatcctgtaatctcagctactcaggaggctgaggcaggagaatggcatgaacccgggaggcagagcttgcagtaagccgagatcgcgccactgcactccagcctgggtaacagagcgagaatccatctcaaaaaaacaaaaaagaatggaagCCTTTGTTATTAAACAACAGTTGAATATCACTGTTTGATCCTTGGCACATACAGTGAATTTTCTTTGAAAGATGGAACATAGAATTCATTATTAAAAcctagtgtctttttttttattttttgagatggagtctcactctgtcacccaggctggagtgcagtggcacgatctcggctcactgcaagctccacctcccggattcatgccattctcctgcctcaacctcccgagtagctgggactacaggcgcctgccaccacacccggctaattttttgtatttttagtagagacggggtttcaccgtgttagccaggatagtctcgatctcctgacctcgtgatctgcccgcctcggcctctgaaagtgctgggattacaggcatgagccaccgtgcccaacccctttttttttttttttttttaagtcagagtctcactctgtggtccaggctggagtgcagtggcacaatctcggctcactgcaacctccacctcccgggttcaggcaattctcctgcctcagcctcccgagtagctgggattataggcgcctacccacaccacgcctggctgattttttgtatttttagaagagaccaggtttcaccatgttggccaggctggtcttgaactcctgacctcaaatgatctgccagcctcagcctcccaaagtgctggcattataggcatgagctgccgtgcctggctGTAAAACCTAGTGTCTTAACACATTGAACGTCAAGTCATGGTGTAGTGAAAAAGATCATGATTAAACATATCAgagggccagccatggtggctcacacctgtaatcccagtactttgggaggccaaggcaggcagatcacctgaggtcgggagtttctagactagcctaaccaacatagagaaaccccgtctctactaaaaatacaaaattagccgggcatggtggcacatgcctgtaatcccagctactcaggaggctgaggcaagagaatcacttgaacttgggaggcggaggttgcagtgagctaagattgcaccattgcactccagcctgggcaatgagagtgaaactctgtctcaaaaaaccataTCAGAGTTCAAACTTGACTTTGGCATTTAACCTAATACTATGAGCCTTAGtttgctcatctttaaaatggcagTCATTATATACTTTGTAGTAGTAAGCGTTGGGAATAATGTTTTAGTGTACATTAGATGGTATTACAAATCACTTAGTGCCTGGGTCATAATAGTTATTCGGTGAAATGGTTATGATTGTTATTCTCTACTTTCAAACACACTCAATATATAACAACCCATCATATAACTAACCATCAACCCAAATAGCCCCAATTCATGGAGGACAGACAATATCCCTGCCTAATTCTTCTTTActgataattccttttttttctccatcttgctCCCCTTCTGTCAGTTGATTTATGAAGACTCTATGGATCTAATCGCAAAGCTACCTTGTGTTGCAGCAAAGATCTACCGAAATCTCTACAGAGAAGGCAGCAGTATTGGGGCCATTGACTCTAACCTGGACTGGTCTCACAATTTCACCAACATGTTAGGCTATACTGATCATCAGTTCACTGAGCTCATGCGCCTGTACCTCACCATCCACAGGTAAGCTAGACCTAGCAAGCATAGCCACTAGGTGCCTCAATTGgtgggaaatttttttaaaagctcctttaTGTTCTCATCTTCTGAGAACAGGTGATAGGCAGCAAGAAGACAGAAACGTGGCATAAAGGATGATACAAGGCAAGAAAGGGGTCTAGTAAGCAAGGTCAGGAGGCCTAAAGAAATTACTGTAACCATGCTAAGAACAAGATGGTGCTTCTGGCTGGGAAAAGGTACTAGCTGCTCACATTAGATGGTCCTTCAGCTTTCCAGGAGCTCCCTCTTTGGGGCCATTGCTATTAAAGCTAGGTTGGAGTCATGGAGCAGAGCATATAGGCATCATCAACCAGTAACCTCTCCAGCTCTGTGGATGAGTGAACAAAAGCTGGTAATGAGATTAGGatgcttttttggtttttttttttagatggagtcttgctctgtcgccaggttggggtgcagtggtgcagtcttggctcactgtaacctgcacctccaggttcaagtgattctgctgcctcggcctcccaagtagctgggactacaggtgtgtgccaccatgcccagctaatttttgttatttttagcagagatggggttttaccatgttggccaggttggtcttgatctctttttttttttttttttttttttttttttgagacggagtctcgctctctcaccctctcacccaggctggagtgcagtggcgcgatctcggctcactgcaagctccgcctcccgggttcacgccattctcctgcctcagcctctctgagtagctgggactacaggcgcccgccaccacgcccggctaattttttgtatttttagtagagatgcggtttcactgtggtctcgatctcctgacctcgtggtccacccacctcggcctcccaaagtgctgggattacaagcatgagccaccgcgcccggccggtcttgatctcttgacctcatgatccacccgccttggcctcccaaagtgctaggattataggcgtgagccactgtgcctggccaatattagGATATCTTTTACAAGAGTTTAGGTATAACTGACTGGCTATAGGCTGGCATGAGCCCATAACTAGGCTAGTAAGTGGCAAATAAGAGAACAGCAAGGTTTCCATAAtctgctctttctttctccccttggCTCTCCCTTCTTACTTCCCCACAGTGACCATGAGGGCGGCAATGTAAGTGCCCATACCAGCCACTTGGTGGGCAGTGCCCTTTCAGACCCTTacctgtcctttgcagcagccaTGAACGGGCTGGCAGGGCCTCTCCATGGCCTGGCAAATCAGGTAagactattctttttattttcctgatacATGTTTTCCTTACCCCATGCTTTGTTTCTGATCTTGCCATTCTCTTCTGGCATATGTATTAACATTCCCTTTTTTCCCAAACCTTACCCATAGGAAGTGCTTGTCTGGCTAACACAGCTGCAGAAGGAAGTTGGCAAAGATGTGTCAGATGAGAAGTTACGAGACTACATCTGGAACACACTCAACTCGGGACGGGTAAGCAGAGATGCTTAACAACTGGGAAAGAAACCAAGACCCAAGTTCTGCAATTTGGAagaattaataagaaaagaatgaaagatgtCCCTaaattagagattttttttttcttcatttatctacCTTGAAGAATTTAGAAAAGAATTTCTAGGTGGGTacaatggcatgcacctgtagtcccacctacttgggaggctgaggcaagaggattgcttgaggccaggagtttaaggctgcagtgtgctaagATCgctcctgtgaatagccactacactccagccaggacaacacagcaagaccccgttctctaaaaaacaattttaaataggttgagtgtggtggctcacgcttataatcttagcactttgggagtacagggtgagtggatcacttgagcccgggagtttgagaccagcctgagcaacatagaccctatcttttttttttttttttttttttttttttttttttttttttttttaagacagagtcttgctcttgttgcccaggttagaatgcagtggcgcaacctcagctcactgcaacctccgcctctcaggttcaagcgattctcctgactcactctctggaatagctgggattacaggcatgcgccaccatgcccagctaattttgtatttttagtagagacagggtttctccgagTTGGTcagttggtcaggctagtctagaactcccaacctcaggtgatctgcccacctcggcctcccaaagtgctgggattacaggcatgagccaccgcacccagccagaccccatctttgccaaaaaaaaaaaaagccaggtgtgttgctgtgcccctgtggtcccagctactctggaggctgaagtgggaggattgcctgagcctgggaggtcgaggctgccgtgagatgtgatcatgccactgcactccagcctgggtgacagagtgagatcctgtctcaaaaaataaaagaatttctactgagaatattatcttttttcctcACTCTTTACAGGTTGTTCCAGGCTATGGCCATGCAGTACTAAGGAAGACTGATCCACGATATACCTGTCAGCGAGAGTTTGCTCTGAAACACCTGCCTAATGACCCCATGTTTAAGTTGGTTGCTCAGCTATACAAGATTGTGCCTAATGTCCTCTTAGAGCAGGGTAAGGCCAAGAATCCTTGGCCCAATGTAGATGCTCACAGTGGGGTGCTGCTCCAGGTAAgtcctcctttccctcttttcccTCTAATTTTTACCAAACCCTATTGTTATCTGCCATGCACAAAGTCAATTAACTCCTAGTCAGAGCAAGGACTTCCCTCACAGAGCATTTTGATAAAGTTGACTATGAgagggttgggggttggggttGCTCTGTTTTCAGAATCCCAATTGCTATACTTTTCTCAGTGTCATTTCTATTTAAGGTTGACTGGGCTAAGTCCTTGGAGAAAACCGGAAAATTGAGCTTTTAAGGTTTCTATCACCCAAGACTTGTACATGCCACTGCCTCTGccttaaacaaaatatttttctcttctaccttACAGTATTATGGCATGACGGAGATGAATTACTACACGGTCCTGTTTGGGGTGTCACGAGCATTGGGTGTACTGGCACAGCTCATCTGGAGCCGAGCCTTAGGCTTCCCTCTAGAAAGGCCCAAGTCCATGAGCACAGAGGGTCTGATGAAGTTTGTGGACTCTAAGTCAGGGTAAAACTGGAGACTGGGGGAAAGTGACTACCAGAAAGTGAGGAAGCctaaataaaaagtatacttttGTTTCAGGGGGCCTTTAAAGACTTAAGGTTAAATTATATCTGAGGCACTGATATGTTTGaggttaaaatattaattaagactttaaaagatgaaaaatggtcCCTTCCCTAATAAGCTCCCTTCCCCTGCCTGGTATGAGTTGCCCATCATAGGCATGGTCCTGGAGGATGACCAGGACTAATGCATGTGGTATGAGTAGGTTTGGCACCCTCACTATCTCTAGAGTGAGAATCTGGCTTCTGTTTCCATGGGTCAAAGCCGGTTGCAGAGAATCTGCAGTCACCTTGGAGCTTTAGCTTCTTCTCTGCCAAGCCCTCAATAAGCCAGCAAACCAGGACTCTGCCCCTTCTGTTTCCATAGGAATGTTGGATAGTCATCTGTACCAAGCCCCTTGGCCCTCTCCCATGCACACAAACACCTCCTAGCAAGACCTGTTGGTTAGCTGGACATggtttggcaatttttttataCTACCAAGTGACCATAAAGGCATGGCATTTGTTGTGACCGGCACCCaatgtttgatttcttttttaaaaactatccaATTAAAATTAAGGTCTGGGAGTATTCTGTTTCCCATTACTTTAATACTCACCTCCTCCCAGACTTTCTACACCTGTTACACCTCAGGCTGAGGATGTTCTAGACCTCCCTCTCTTGGTCCCTACTAGAGACCTCTCAGCAGATCTGTGGGCCCAGTCATTGGGTTTTATCAGTGCTTAATGTGAACTAAGTTTTTTACTTCCACAGAATACAAGCCACTACCTTCTGACCTCCCCACCCCGCACCAACCCCCATCTTTTAATATGCTGTGGGGCATAGAACAGGGACTCTGGAATGACCAGCATGATATTTTCAGAGTCTTGTCCCTGGGGTATTAGCACCTCTTTTTGAACAGAGAATTGATTCAAGATTGGACATGGTCTCCTCTGATTATCAGGTACTGGGGCTGAGGGCATTAAAAATAGTaagccttggccgggcgcggtggctcacgcctgtaatcctagcactttgggaggccgaggcgggcggatcacaaggtcaggagatggagaccatcctggctaatacagtgaaaccccgtctctactaaaaataaaaataaaaaattagccgggcgtggtggtgggcgcctgtagtcccagctactcgggaggctgaggcaggagaatggcgtgaacctgggaggcggagcttgcagtgagccaagatcgtgccactgcactccagcctgggtgacagagtgagactccatctcaaaaaaaaaaaaaaaaagaaaaatagtaagccTCCCTCCTCGTCCCCTGCCTCAAGAAATTGCCTCCTTAATTATCAAcatctttttcctccctttccctgaGAGCTCACAGTACAATGTTTGTTTCAGAAGCCTCATTAGCACAGGTTTTCAGCAACTCAGAATGctctacttctttttctttgagaaaggATTTTGATACACTCCTGCTGTGCCCCCATCTTTCCTCCAAACTCCTGCCTGTGTTTGTGTGGATACCCAGTCCCAGAACCACACTGTTGAGTTGGACACACTGTAAACCCCTGGGTAACTGTGAAGTCATGATGCAGACTTCAGGTtgttctgtacaaaatgcaaaataaatgtttttattaacaaTGCTTGAGCCTACTATTAAATAAGGCCTGGAAGAATCTTTATTATGAGGTAAAGAATCTGGCTAGCAAGATCCTGAACTTAGTGGGTTATAAGTAAAGTAATCTGTATCCATTTATCTTTAGGCAGGTTTGGCTTTCTTTTACCTTAACCAGAGGAAAGCCTCCCTGAGAAATTTCCAGAGGAGATTTCTGTCCTTCCTCAAGGTTAGGAAGTCCTTGATGTTTAGCCCCTAACCTTGCTAATTTTGTTGTAAAATAACATACTCAAGGGCTATAGCTGAGATTCTCACTTGCTTATGTGACTAATCCAAGAACTGGTCTAGCCCACTGAGAGAAAGGAACAAACTGTACCAAGGACGAATGGGCTAGTACTGCTACCTCAGGACCAGAGCCACTAGAGGGCTCTGGTACTTCTTGGAGTGCCTGCTCTTTACAGCTTCTCTGAAGGAGGTCCCAAAAATAACAAGAGGTGGTCCTGAGGGCATCACATATATGGGAGGTCCGAGACCAGATGATTCTGTCCTGAGATCCCTGCTGCAACTGACCTTCTGAAAAAGTCTATAAATAGACAAGGGGGTGGGTACTAGGTCCTGGCTTGTAGAATGTGCTACTATAGTTAGCAGGGACACTGTGTCCAAGAGGCCTTCTTACACCTTCACTCCCCCAGGAAGAGAAGCCATAACTTCCTTCTACTCTACTATATCTACATTATTGCCCCAAGAAACAATATAATAAAGCCAAATTCACACTGTcacaatttattgaaattttataaaaactcaGGCCAACTGGAAGAATAAGGTACAACTCAAGAGTACAAAGACAACTCCGTTTCCATTCAGTACTTTTCTCCTTGGCTCTGGTGGTAAGAAAGCCCCTTGCTCTCTAGTAGCCAAGCAGCATGGACTTATAGTCTTAAAATGAGGCTTTATGTATTTCAGGCTGGAGGCAGGTTGCCTTTTCTCCTGAGGAATCTCAGGCAGTGTAAAAGTTACTTACCACTCAGTACCTCTGTGCCAGAAGAAAAGCTCAATTGATTCAATCCTTAGAAAAGTTACTATCGTCCCCTGGTCAGACACTAAGGTGTCTTGATAAGGTCCAGAGACAACCACATAGTCCTTATTCTAATTCATAGTGAAAAGGCTGCAGGCATATGGTGCTCCTACGATGGGCCTGACCCTTTCCTAAGCACATCTCATTTCCACATCCTTTGCCT
This window of the Nomascus leucogenys isolate Asia chromosome 11, Asia_NLE_v1, whole genome shotgun sequence genome carries:
- the CS gene encoding citrate synthase, mitochondrial isoform X4, which encodes MMYGGMRGMKGLVYETSVLDPDEGIRFRGFSIPECQKLLPKAKGGEEPLPEGLFWLLVTGHIPTEEQVSWLSKEWAKRAALPSHVVTMLDNFPTNLHPMSQLSAAVTALNSESNFARAYAQGISRTKYWELIYEDSMDLIAKLPCVAAKIYRNLYREGSSIGAIDSNLDWSHNFTNMLGYTDHQFTELMRLYLTIHSDHEGGNVSAHTSHLVGSALSDPYLSFAAAMNGLAGPLHGLANQEVLVWLTQLQKEVGKDVSDEKLRDYIWNTLNSGRVVPGYGHAVLRKTDPRYTCQREFALKHLPNDPMFKLVAQLYKIVPNVLLEQGKAKNPWPNVDAHSGVLLQYYGMTEMNYYTVLFGVSRALGVLAQLIWSRALGFPLERPKSMSTEGLMKFVDSKSG
- the CS gene encoding citrate synthase, mitochondrial isoform X1; this translates as MTVILLGYPGYAVHLKSTLSRNFLSFGVLYLVLIAFWVIEILLQNASCLVLAARHASASSTNLKDILADLIPKEQARIKTFRQQHGKTVVGQITVDMMYGGMRGMKGLVYETSVLDPDEGIRFRGFSIPECQKLLPKAKGGEEPLPEGLFWLLVTGHIPTEEQVSWLSKEWAKRAALPSHVVTMLDNFPTNLHPMSQLSAAVTALNSESNFARAYAQGISRTKYWELIYEDSMDLIAKLPCVAAKIYRNLYREGSSIGAIDSNLDWSHNFTNMLGYTDHQFTELMRLYLTIHSDHEGGNVSAHTSHLVGSALSDPYLSFAAAMNGLAGPLHGLANQEVLVWLTQLQKEVGKDVSDEKLRDYIWNTLNSGRVVPGYGHAVLRKTDPRYTCQREFALKHLPNDPMFKLVAQLYKIVPNVLLEQGKAKNPWPNVDAHSGVLLQYYGMTEMNYYTVLFGVSRALGVLAQLIWSRALGFPLERPKSMSTEGLMKFVDSKSG
- the CS gene encoding citrate synthase, mitochondrial isoform X2; translation: MALLTAAARLLGTKNASCLVLAARHASASSTNLKDILADLIPKEQARIKTFRQQHGKTVVGQITVDMMYGGMRGMKGLVYETSVLDPDEGIRFRGFSIPECQKLLPKAKGGEEPLPEGLFWLLVTGHIPTEEQVSWLSKEWAKRAALPSHVVTMLDNFPTNLHPMSQLSAAVTALNSESNFARAYAQGISRTKYWELIYEDSMDLIAKLPCVAAKIYRNLYREGSSIGAIDSNLDWSHNFTNMLGYTDHQFTELMRLYLTIHSDHEGGNVSAHTSHLVGSALSDPYLSFAAAMNGLAGPLHGLANQEVLVWLTQLQKEVGKDVSDEKLRDYIWNTLNSGRVVPGYGHAVLRKTDPRYTCQREFALKHLPNDPMFKLVAQLYKIVPNVLLEQGKAKNPWPNVDAHSGVLLQYYGMTEMNYYTVLFGVSRALGVLAQLIWSRALGFPLERPKSMSTEGLMKFVDSKSG
- the CS gene encoding citrate synthase, mitochondrial isoform X3, translating into MNASCLVLAARHASASSTNLKDILADLIPKEQARIKTFRQQHGKTVVGQITVDMMYGGMRGMKGLVYETSVLDPDEGIRFRGFSIPECQKLLPKAKGGEEPLPEGLFWLLVTGHIPTEEQVSWLSKEWAKRAALPSHVVTMLDNFPTNLHPMSQLSAAVTALNSESNFARAYAQGISRTKYWELIYEDSMDLIAKLPCVAAKIYRNLYREGSSIGAIDSNLDWSHNFTNMLGYTDHQFTELMRLYLTIHSDHEGGNVSAHTSHLVGSALSDPYLSFAAAMNGLAGPLHGLANQEVLVWLTQLQKEVGKDVSDEKLRDYIWNTLNSGRVVPGYGHAVLRKTDPRYTCQREFALKHLPNDPMFKLVAQLYKIVPNVLLEQGKAKNPWPNVDAHSGVLLQYYGMTEMNYYTVLFGVSRALGVLAQLIWSRALGFPLERPKSMSTEGLMKFVDSKSG